The Podospora pseudocomata strain CBS 415.72m chromosome 1 map unlocalized CBS415.72m_1, whole genome shotgun sequence genome has a segment encoding these proteins:
- a CDS encoding uncharacterized protein (EggNog:ENOG503P4G0; COG:S): MAAINATTSVPELSQAEAGVLELYDKVQQLQLQLAVLRAQERYTQGKRSPDGRTRLLEAKASLSLRDRVIESVVAVQPTLKAVHHATHASPVERDLLTHIEQRDHAAKRTAEHCSALHSAMEKLAKVKVEYLETKQRNVELASETLDLAADNVGQEPNNVRNTQLKMELDTFETQLRATRGKWRVMKGTASAIVAGSGLDWVRDERLRELVLDIDD; this comes from the exons ATGGCAGCAATCAATGCAACGACCTCTGTACCCGAGCTGTCCCAGGCCGAAGCCGGCGTGCTGGAGCTTTACGACAAGGTGCAACAACTCCAGCTCCAGTTGGCAGTTCTCAGAGCACAAGAGCGCTACACCCAAG GGAAAAGATCACCAGATGGTCGAACCCGGCTGTTAGAAGCAAAGGCATCACTGTCACTTCGCGACAGAGTTATCGAAAGCGTCGTGGCGGTCCAGCCAACTCTAAAAGCCGTCCACCATGCCACTCACGCCTCGCCTGTTGAACG GGATCTTTTAACCCACATCGAGCAGCGCGACCATGCAGCAAAGCGCACCGCTGAGCACTGCTCGGCCCTGCACTCGGCCATGGAGAAGCTCGCAAAGGTTAAGGTTGAATATCTAGAAACCAAACAGCGAAATGTGGAACTCGCATCGGAAACGCTTGACCTTGCTGCTGATAATGTCGGGCAAGAACCCAACAATGTCAGAAATACACAGCTCAAGATGGAACTGGACACATTCGAGACCCAGCTTAGAGCGACGCGCGGAAAATGGAGAGTGATGAAAGGCACAGCTAGTGCTATCGTCGCTGGCAGCGGCCTTGACTGGGTTCGGGATGAGCGTTTGCGCGAACTGGTGCTCGACATCGACGATTGA
- the NHP6 gene encoding Non-histone chromosomal protein 6 (COG:K; EggNog:ENOG503P5CR), translating into MPKAAVKSKAEPKVKRGRGKKDPNAPKRGLSAYMFFANEQRENVREENPGVSFGQVGKILGERWKALSDKQRAPYEAKAAADKKRYEDEKQAYNADGDEEESS; encoded by the exons ATGCCTAAGGCCGCAGTTAAGAGCAAGGCCGAGCccaaggtgaagagggggcgGGGCAAGAAGG ACCCCAACGCTCCCAAGCGTGGTCTTTCGGCGTACATGTTCTTTGCCAACGAGCAGAGAGAGAACGTGCGCGAGGAGAACCCTGGTGTTTCCTTCGGCCAGGTTGGCAAGATCCTCGGTGAGCGATGGAAGGCTCTCAGCGACAAGCAGCGTGCCCCGTAtgaggccaaggctgccgccGACAAGAAGCGttatgaggatgagaagcagGCGTACAAC GccgacggcgacgaggaggagtcgTCCTAA